The DNA window AAGCACGAAGCAGAAAATATTGgagtatgtcttttgtgagacgatctcacgaatctttatatgtgagacgtgtCAATCCTACCCAGGGATGTAGCCAGAAAATTTTTTGACGTAGGGCTGAATGACTCGATAATTAACCCGGGTGAAATTTTCTGCTCGAAATTCACGTTGAGGCGGAAAAACTGAAAATCCACTAAAAATATACATCATATGGACGTTAATCTCGAGCTCTTTACATACCAAAAATCTAATCTTCTATGACATCATCACTACATAAGCTGAAAAATAATTACAAAATCAACCAAGCCATAGTTTGAATCTTTCTGCATAataaatgtaataaactaaTTATGTAGCAAAAAACAATTATTTCACATCGTGCAAACTCAATCGAGACTCTCTCCCACACAAGCTTTTTCAAATCTCTTACCAAAAGTTCCTTTCAAATCCTCACCCTCGCAACTTTTTTCAACTCGAGATCCTTGCTTACAAAAGTACAGTTGTTGATAGAGTAATTTCTCTTATGATTAAATGagttgaaaataattttagtgGGCTAAgttagtaaatataattattttatagaCCAGATAAAAATTTAATGTGGGCTAAAATTACATATATACTATAATTACTcctaatgattttttttttatccagGGCTTGAGTCCACCCCAGTCTTTGGGGTGGCTCCGTCCAtgatcctaccgatattcacaataaaaagtaagattcttaacataaaaagtaatactttttcattaaatgactcaaataagagatcaatctcacaaaatacgacctatgagaatcgtctcacataagtttttgcattgaatggaaacaaaatttaaaatatgtttttttgataagatttttgtaaaaagtttatatatttttttttaaataaatttgttctCCGTTTGTGTAATTTGTACGTGTTATCATCTGAACATATATGCTTTTTGTTGAAAAAGAATCTCAATTTGTTTGAatcgtaaatttttttttgttttaatataataaaaaggaaaagaaaattaAGAACCCAAATGGGCAAACGTTATTATAATCTTTCCATTTCATAACCTCTCATTTTCAAAGGCTCTTCTCGAATTAAGCAACCAAATTTTGTTTCTTTCACAAGACccattttcaattatttttcgTTTTTCTCCTTTtccgaaaataaaaatataattttattttattttttgaaatccTAATCTAAAGGTAGGAGGACTCAAACCTGAGTCATTACAAAGGAAAACAAAGTGAAatcatcattaaaaaaaaagctCTGTCtcaaaatataatttatcataACTACGTTCCTGACACAAATAATAATAGACGGTCATTATTTTTACGTTAATTTTTCAGTAAATACACTTATGCAAAATTAATTTTACAGTAAATACTAAAGACAAAACTTTTCACAATATTTTCAAACTTAATTTCACATTTTAAAGATATGAAAACATCTCAGTCGTACTTTGCTGATAATATATGGGGAAAAAGtcaatttaaattttctaaattGTCTTTACTTTTTTTCCTTGTCTAACTTAACATTAAATCATGTTTTAATCATGCAATTGTGTTTTTTATTGGTTTTTAAACTTATATCACTTTGGCGTTGACATGACGTTAGACAcgtaatcaaattttttttaatactaaATCAATAATTTTCAACGTCACATCAACATTTTACAATTTAATATGACTAAAAACAACCAATCGCAAAATCGAATATCAGCAAAAATATAGTCAAATGATCCTTACCTTTCTTTCTTTAATTGAACTGTGGATTGGATGATGGTTCTCTCTACTTGCAGGCTTTCATTTTCCTGCCATAAGATGCCGTTGGAAAAATTGGGATCGGGACCATTGTTGGAATTCTTGGTGTTGGTGGTATTGTCCAAATTCAGGTCTCATTCATCTTTTTCTGGAGAACGACTTCCAAATGAGCGACAATTTTGAATTATTGGCTTTAAAAGAAAAGAATCAGCGAAGTCGTGGCTTACAAGTTGCGACTTTGCGACAGCTTCTTCAATGGCGTTATTACCTTTTTTAAAGAATTGACATTTTGTTTCCATCGTTTAGGCTCAAATTCAATGCCTTCTAATTCCGTTTGTTGTGataatatatgttttttatttagtgaataaatTTAAACCATTTGATTTAGCCTCCACATATTTGAATAAATGCGGTTTATGAAAtatttgctttttttttttgggcacACACACCAACCTACAAAATGAATCTGAGCTAGGTTATACTTGGATTATTGTATCTGAGATGATCGAATTTATTGATTTCGAATTCTTTGATTTGTTTTGATAGACAAATTTGAagtgaattttatatttattttatatcaaCTTACGTAATTTCAATAATAACTGTGACTTGATTTCAAAAACATCTATTAAATGGAtctccaaatcaaatcaaatatctACTTCAATCAAATCCATCAACTCAAATACAtccttaattatttttaatatgtgCATTTGAAAACATCTTGCGTTTCATACCCAATTTACCCATTTAAGTACAAAATGTCACCCATATTTTGAGGTTTATATTTCAAGAGAAAAAATGtccttatttttttaaaagaaatatcCTTAAAATgtatcttttaaataaaaaaaatatggtaGTTTGAGTGCTACTTGACTAAAACCAGTTGTTACATTACCATCAGTGGCATGACTGATTGGCCTGGTTGAAACCAGCTACATGAAGAACTATGAAGGGACGAAATCACCCGCAAGAGGTAGCTTGGATAACAGAGAATGATGAACTCCTATCAAGAAGTCAGATGTTCAATATatctttgtttttgtttttccaGCTTTGAGTCCGTTAGATATGACTTGTCCTGTGAGGTTTGCTTGGTCAGCGTTGTTTGCAATCTATTACGTTGATCTTTTGGGTTTGGCGGgttccaaaataaaaaataaaaatgaagggaTGGATGGATGGAATCATCACCGATTTCAGGTGATTTAATAATTCCAGCCAAGTTGAGATCCAGTGGATCATAGTTTCAAAACCCAAACCAATAAAACATTAATGGGCTAATTTAAATTAGCCCAATTTTACTTAGAAAGGAAACTCCAGCTCAACCCTAGCATATAACCAGCTTGGTAGCTCCGACGTCCACCCGCTTCCACTCAAAACCTACGCTCCATTTTGTCGAACAATGCCTCCAAAGTTTGATCCGTCTCAGGTTGTCGACGTATTTGTCCGCGTCACCGGTGGAGAAGTCGGCGCGGCTAGTTCCCTTGCTCCTAAAATCGGTCCCCTTGGGCTCTCTCCGAAGAAAATCGGTGAAGACATTGCGAAGGAGACGGCCAAGGATTGGAAAGGTCTCCGCGTTACCGTCAAGCTTACCGTACAAAACAGACAGGCTAAAGTGACTGTTGTCCCCTCCGCCGCCGCCTTAGTCATCAAGGCATTGAAGGAGCCCGAGCGTGACAGGAAGAAGACGAAAAACATCAAGCACAACGGGAATATCTCGCTGGACGACGTTATCGAGATCGCGAAGGTGATGAGGTCCCGCTCCATGGCTAAGGATTTGGCTGGCACCGTCAAGGAGATTCTCGGCACTTGCGTTTCTGTTGGGTGTACCGTCGACGGAAAGGATCCTAAGGATTTGCAGCAGGAGATCACCGATGGAGATGTGGAAATTCCACAGGACTGAGATTGAGATGAGGTTAAGTACGCATATTAGTTCCCAGTATTGATTGTTTCTCGTTGTCATTGTGTTTTGATTAcgatatgaaaaaaaaaattcttttgatTTGGAAACTTCGTGCGGAATGTACTATTGGAGTACCTTTAGATAAAGAATGCAATTTGAAGAAGGGTAATGTTTTCTCGAAATGCGTCTTAATTGATTGCGGGACTTGTTTTCTTTTTGTTAATTTGTATGCATCCTATTTTGCATGACACATGGTCGATACGAAAACAATATATGGTTATCTTGAATTTGTTAAATGTACATGGTACTGGTTGGATAAACTAcgtttgattttgatgtttcgTTGAGTATGTTCTATTGATTAATCTTGAAGGCTATTTTGGATGCAATTTAGCGGAGTGAAGGGCCGGAGTAGTTCGAGTAACTCCTACACAAGTGCCccttgaaaataaaatttcagctCTAACTAGATTGATAAAAGTATTATGAGCTCTCAAACAATTTTAGTTTTATCTGTTTTTTTTTCCATGCATCAATCAAAGGTTAATGTGGGATAATGAAAGAACAAAAAGTTCTTTTCGGCATATGATATTAGATATCGAAGTATGTAATTGATAAGAAAATTATGGATAAGTTGTGATTTAATAACAATAATTTTTCTATCATAGTTTGTCCTTTGAGTGGCTTGATGAGAACTTGGACATGAGTTAAAGATACTTAAATCTAGCTCATTTTTAAGGTACGCATATTCTACGTTAGCTTAGTCAATCTTGAGCTCGAACTTAATTTGATCAAATCGTTTGGGATCTGCCCTAAATGCTTGGACGTGAAATCTTTTTATTCCTCACATAGGCGTTGATGTTCTTGGAACTAATTTGTTTTTCTCTAgtttaaaattttgttctttCCCCCTGTTGTGGTCTCTTATTCATGATCTTGGGTTGATTGTGTCATTTGAGGaaattcttgtttattttttgttatgaAAATCCCCATGATTTTGTACACAAGACAATGTGAAAATCAATGACAAAACAATGAACATTCTGTTCAAAGTTGACATAAGAGCCTAAGGCTCACATGGGCCAAGAAAACAGCTATTTGAGATGAGAGTCCATTGATTAGGTGTTTTTTTTTATCGTGGTGCATATGCTCTAATTCTTGGCATTTGAAATGGCCAAGTTCCCATGCTTCTATTTACTTTATCAACCAGAGTTTGCGGTTCTTGATTCGAAATGTGAGGCATCCGCATCGTCACATCGTCTTTTGTTAACCCCTGCAACATTCAATAGGCGAATGTTGTGATTTATCAGTCGAACATGAAACTGATAATAATTATGCTTTATGATTGTTGCTGGAGCATGAATATGTCGATCTTAAGTGGTGTATCAGTTTTTTCTTGCCCCTTCTCATCGAAGGCTTGTGTTATTTTTGCTGGAGGTCTCTCATTCTATTTTGCTGGAGGTCTCTCATTTCCTTGTATAACCCCCGAGATCTCCGGTGGACATTCATTTGGATCATTTTTATAGGATTCATGATGGTGCCATTTGGCAGTCCAACATGAATCATAATTTTACCACGTCGGATGGTGGTTGTTACAGATATTGGCAAGGCCGAAAGGTAAATATAGAAAGTAACTTAAAAAGAAAGCAAGGAAATTGAGGTTGTCGGCTAGATGTGTAGTACACGTAATTCTTAGATGGTCAATTCGagtcaactttttttttttgaaggatGACATGAGTTACCCGGGGTTGCGTTTTGAGTGAcaaaataatgtattttttttaataaagaaaTGATTTCAAGCTACCCAAGTGTAGTTGAAATATATATTGAACTTGAAACATTAATTTGTGATTTTCAATGTTTTTGTAAGCAAACATGCAAGATGGAACTAAACGATGGATTTTAAACCCAAGAAATCAATCACAACTGAGAGGAATTGATGGATCATTCTAGAACCAAGTTGTACTGACGAAATTTGTGGTGTGCCTTTGTGCCAAAGGATTAAGAAAACATTTATCATAATTTGTCACGACATCAATTTCATGCGAAGTATTGTACTGCAGTTTGCCTGTTTTCAAGGGCATCTCATTTCTTCGTACGCACGTGTAGCATCTTGATACCGTCAATTTCTATCagatgcatgatatgttatgttTTGCATGCAATTGCCCTATTTAAACAACCTTGCATTTGCAGTTCTCTTCAAATCAGAACTGTTCAATTTCTCAATCTTTCTTGCTTTATTTTCATCAAAGAAAATGGCGAAGGAGGCGTCACAAACAAAGTATTGGATCGAAATCGCCCCATCTCACCTTATAGTCCCACAAAAACCTTCCCATTATCCTAAACTAGAAACCATCAAAGAAGATAGAGCAGAAGGAGGGCGACGAGATGTAATGGTCCTCGAGTGGTTCTACCGAATCCTGTCTGCTTTCTTCGCGGGTTGTCCTAGAAATTTTCTTGGTAGAAAATCCGGCCATCAATTTTTGTTTACGGAACCTATGTGACCTACTCGGATTCTGGTTTCTGAAGAATGAGATGTAGCTAGATCGCGACCTTCATGATGTTTGGAGGTGAAAGTTGGAGTCTAATTAATAATACATCTCCCCTAGTATGTAAAGtgtattttgtatttttaaaaaaatattcataataTCGAATCTATTATATACAAACCGAGTGGTGAAATAATGTGAATTTGCAGTTGCCACACTGTTGTGTATTTGGttttttgtttttctagtggggaagattgatgtttgttaCAATTAGGTCTTGAATCTGATATTTTTGTCTCAGACTTCAAACTTTAGCGTGAGATGGAAGTGAAAAGTTGGAGTCTAATAATATTCCAGTACCCCATCTAGTATGTGAAGTGTATTTGTgtttctaaaaattattcatatcAATTATACTATatataaactttttttttttatactgATGGTATACCTAAACTTGGTGTTGAAGTAATGTGAATTTGTAGTTGTCAGGTGTTGTTTatgttgtttttgtttttttagttGAAAGAAAAGTTTAATGTAATTGATTTCCCAACTTTATATTTTATCTcaagttttaaaatttgatgTGAGATGAGTTATATGATGAATGTTTGTATAAATAAGGTTGTATTTGAATTGATGGGTTTCAAATTcattaatttcaaatatattcaatttttttttatatttttagagaaacaagaccataaactttaaatctacaactttcacgtttaTATAATGTTTCATGTTAATTAGGATGAATTTAAAGTTCgctaaataataaattatttgaaattcattctaCTTTGTGTAATTAATGTATAAATAACTAAAATGTGAATTTAAGATTTCATTTATTGTTTCATTTAAACAATAAAGATATAATCGAAATTCGAAATCCATAAGTgtcaaattcatccaaatacaaTCTCTGCAGTTTTGAAGTTGAGTAATATGAGATATTTATCACTTCCGGCCTTTTGAAGTCGAGCCATCTTTAAAGAACACAAGCTGATCTTAGATGTGTTAGGATacaggattttttttttaaaaaaaatttatgtttaaaattacTAAAGTTCTGTTTTAGCAAgtactttaaaaatatttttagtggTTTATAAGTGAGAAAAACTCAAAGCATTTGTTTATAcaagattttttaaaaatgttttttttttaattttgttctccaaatttaatttttaaagaatAATCGAGagatatattttgatatttttaaaattaaagaattttGGGTCAAACAGGTAATAAATAACAACTAGAAAAAAGaatataattaaaatgtttttatagAATAGATCCAAACACCTTaatcattttttattataattttttttatgaaatagtTATTCAAATGCATATTTATTGTCAAAAaaacttttaatattttttttataaaaatgttttataAGTATTTGCGTTTAAAAGACTAAATTTCCTACCAAACTCACGTGTAGACGAAAAATCTTATATGCCAATCCTTATATCGAACAACACGTGTTTGATTCTCTCCCTAATATCTTCGCAAGTTCCATTTTGGAATTTTCATTACGTATGTGTAAAAATTATCATATTTTACATTTGcagcaataaatttgaaattatgatttcATATTTATCGATCTCAACATGATGTCAATTCAATCATTTGctcaaataatttcttaaatCCAAATCCTTCGATCCAAAAGCAAACTTAATTAATCTAAACCTAAAAATAATGTATATAGATAATTTTAGAATATGATATGTTTACACAAAATATCATATGGAACCAAATTTACCCTCAACTggtataataattaaataaataaaaggggTACGTAGTTTGTTAAATtacttttcttttaaatttcACCAACTAATTTTGGTTgttcaaatatgaaaaaatattgttttttatgttaagagtattattttttatttgtgaatatcggtaggattgactcgtctcacagataatgattcgtgagaccgtctcacaacagACCTACTTTTATCTCAAATATCATTTGGTGGATAAAAATCCTTTGTTCTCGGTATGCATGTAAATGCGCATCACCATAATATGGTTTaggagaaaaaaattattttaatttcgttgatatttatttttcctacacatatatcatatattgtACGTTGTTAATTAAGATATCGTTTTTACACTCGTAAAAACTCCTATGAAACCCTCTCACGACTCCAATTTGGTTCGAATCTTCGATACGTCCCAatctatataaaaatattattttttatctcaaaatataatttttcaatgTAGTTATGGACTGAATCAGTTTGTCTCACCTAATAAGCCTACTTTTTTTTCTATATATAACCACCACGACTTAGGGCATAGCCACTTGCAAGTATGCCCGGCtcgcccaatttttttttaaaaaaaaaatttatatgtaaattttgtataattttgaaataaaatgtTATTAGTCCGAatagattaatttaaaatattaaaaaattttagagtttaaaattatAGCCCGAGCATAACAATATTTATAGCTTCATCACTGACTGGAATGGAATATTCGAGGGAGAAAcatctatttttatttattttttaatataggAGAAACGTGTATTTGAAGTTTGAACCTACgtaaaagggaaaaaaatatcCCACGCTACCTCAATATTGTAATAAAAACAATGTAATTTTGATAAACCTTTGACGAAACACACGTGCCTCATTTGCCAAGTGAGGACAAATCAGTAAGAGGCACTTAGCATAATTTCCATATTCACGTGAGAACCCAAGTATTTAAAccaacaaatatttattttataatggcAAATTGTTCGTGGACAAGTGCTGCAAAAATCACCACAAAGAAACTGCAGCAAACGAAGAACGACAGGTGGATTTATATCTTTGAGTGGTCGGCTCCGCCGTGGTGTGGCGGTGGTGATTAATAAACAACTGCTGTATTTTCATGGAAAATTTCAAACTTGgtctttatatataattttatgcgATTTTAGTTTTCGTATcgtcaaatttcatttttaatatgttattttttatttatttataagttagttcttttttttttatgcgaTACTGACATGAATATGAGATATTCAGTATCAcgtatttatttttgtttaaaaatatttgtttgtaAATGATTATTGAGGTGCCAGAAGATGATAACATCGGGACGGGTCAAAACACTTTTAATTATGTAAAGTGTGCAACTCAATGGTGCTAATTAATGTACATGCACTGACTTTTTagaccaaaaatattttaattacgtCGCGAATTATTAATATAGAACCAATCGTTAAAAACATCATACTCGATTGGTAAAGATAAGTATCTTATCTCTTAGACTGATTGTCCGTCACTACATGCCCGAAATCGTTACCTTAACCGCAAGGAAGGGATGTTAGCTGCCAATTTAGGTAATAATGGCCAACTTAAAGGTGTACATCTAATTATTAATCTTTTAGTGAAAGTAACATGATGTAGTATCAGCAGATGAATTGCATCGAATCACCACtaccaattaaagatttaatATAATTTGTTATTTGGTCAATGTTTTTTAATTATCATTTCACGAATTTGGATTGTTAACAGTGCTCGAGCCTCTTTTTTGTGTAAATTGGGTTTAATGGTGGAAAGTTCTTGTTGAATCCATATTGCAAAATTTGGTTCTTGAAATACATGTATAATTTGTAAGAGGAGTGCAATTTTACGTGATGGGATTTGTGTTTGCGATATGGCAAAATTTAAGTAACAGACAATTCCCATTACATAAAAAGTTACGCTCTTACAAAATTGacttgtgagaccatctcacgtgATCACAAAATTGACTTATAAACAAGTATTCTATTTtggtcataaaaaaaatatattattttttttactctaaaagtattatttttattataaatatagataTAATTGACTCGTttcattaataaaaatatataaaatcgtatagcaataaatatttgatgttGGCATTTTAAATTTAGGTTGATGACGATGGTGTGGGACATGCAAGAGCATATAAATTCGCGATCGTTATAAAAAGGTCGGCTATAAATTGGGCTGATTATTTAAGTTATATTAATATCCATTTTTTATGCCGTGCAAATTCATAACGTACACTTGAGAATGAGTGCGACATTTCGTTAAACGTAACTACTGATTTAGAAAGCACTGAAAAACTATTtcgattttttaattattattattattgaatgattcgtctcacagataaatatttgtgagaccatctcacaagagattTCCTCTTGAATGGATTAATTGTCCTCATGAATAGTAGTACATATTGAtaataacaattatataaaaaatgagTTTATTTATTACTATTATAAAAAGTGGATTTATTATTTctgatatatttaaaatttatcgaCCACTCAAAAATCTAGTCGAATACAATGCATTCATATTAAGTGTTAGATTTAAGTATATTTGGACAAATActtataaaatgtttttttttaaaaaaagataacATGTGTTTCGatgattattatataaaaatgttaacatGGTTAAAAAGTTTTGATTTTCTTCGTTgcctagatttttttttttttttttttgacaagcGTTGCCTAGATTTTTTAAAACAtcaaaaaaaaatctttaatttttcgtTAAAAACTATACTCGaaaacattatttttaaaatattttacaaaaatattatCCAAACACATATGTTaagttttttaattataaaatattaaaatatttttaaattacttTCCCAACTCATCCCATAGTATTTATAATTCAATTGAGATTAACGTTAAGAGATGATAATCtctattcaattttttttaaattattccactactcattaaattaaaatattaaatactaTATATGTACATATAATTTGATTTGTTAATTATTAACGTTAGTGCGTCTAATGATTAATATCTCTAGTTCGATGAGGAGGGAGAGATTAATGTATTATTAGGTAATTTATTTACTAATCTATTAAGTTTGaacattaaaaattaataacaaATTGATAAAAATGATTTCACAAAAACTCTTATGATACATTCTCACAGattaattttatgagacaaa is part of the Primulina eburnea isolate SZY01 chromosome 1, ASM2296580v1, whole genome shotgun sequence genome and encodes:
- the LOC140834929 gene encoding large ribosomal subunit protein uL11-like produces the protein MPPKFDPSQVVDVFVRVTGGEVGAASSLAPKIGPLGLSPKKIGEDIAKETAKDWKGLRVTVKLTVQNRQAKVTVVPSAAALVIKALKEPERDRKKTKNIKHNGNISLDDVIEIAKVMRSRSMAKDLAGTVKEILGTCVSVGCTVDGKDPKDLQQEITDGDVEIPQD